The Malus domestica chromosome 13, GDT2T_hap1 genome includes a window with the following:
- the LOC103453016 gene encoding pyruvate, phosphate dikinase, chloroplastic isoform X1 encodes MSSTLKGMLIRTPPEVYRQRLLKGKYVDQFDLVRENPSFHGLNSSGRVGLKRCHRQQMQIVNGIMNPNPKKNEPGHIEAKAVVSPAADQTAPTTRKRVFTFGKGKSEGNRAMKSLLGGKGANLAEMASIGLYVPPGLTISTEACQEYQLNGKDLPQGLWEEILEGLESVQKDMGAILGDPSKPLLLSVRSGAAISMPGMMDTVLNLGLNDNVVAGLAAKSGERFAYDSYRRFLDMFGNVVMGIPHSSFEEQLEKLKGTKGVELDTELTASDLKELVEQYKNVYLETTGEKFPSDPKQQLLLAVKAVFDSWDSPRANKYRSINQITGLKGTAVNIQCMVFGNMGNTSGTGVLFTRNPSTGERKLYGEFLISAQGEDVVAGIRTPEDLDTMKNCMPEAYKELVENCEILEKHYKDMMDIEFTVQENRLWMLQCRSGKRTGKGAVKIAVDMVNEGLVDKRTAIKMVEPQHLDQLLHPQFENPTAYKDKVIATGLPASPGAAVGTVVFSAEDAETWHAQGKSVILVRTETSPEDVGGMHAAAGILTARGGMTSHAAVVARGWGKCCVSGCADIRVNDAEKLVVIGDTVVEEGEWLSLNGSTGEVILGKEPLSPPALSGDLETFMSWADKVRRLKVMANADTPEDALTARNNGAEGIGLCRTEHMFFASDDRIKAVRKMIMAATTEQRKAALDLLLPYQRYDFEGIFRAMDGLPVTIRLLDPPLHEFLPEGDLEQIVSELTAETGMTEDEVFSRIEKLSEVNPMLGFRGCRFGISYPELSEMQARAIFQAAVSMSNQGVKVFPEIMVPLVGTPQELGHQMRLIRSVAVKVFFEMGTALSYKVGTMIEIPRAALVADEIAKEAEFFSFGTNDLTQMTFGYSRDDVGKFLPIYLAKGLLQNDPFEVLDQRGVGQLIKMATEKGRAARPSLKVGICGEHGGEPSSVAFFAEAGLDYVSCSPFRVPIARLAAAQVAV; translated from the exons ATGTCATCCACTCTGAAAGGCATGCTCATAAGGACACCACCTGAGGTTTATAGGCAGAGATTGTTGAAGGGAAAATATGTGGATCAATTTGATCTTGTTAGAGAAAACCCTTCCTTCCATGGCCTCAACTCGTCGGGTCGAGTTGGCCTCAAGCGCTGTCACCGGCAGCAGATGCAAATTGTAAACGGGATCATGAACCCAAACCCGAAGAAGAACGAGCCAGGACACATCGAAGCAAAAGCTGTTGTGTCCCCAGCTGCAGATCAGACTGCACCAACAACCAGAAAG CGAGTATTTACATTTGGAAAAGGAAAGAGTGAAGGCAACAGGGCAATGAAGTCATTG TTGGGAGGGAAAGGTGCAAACCTGGCAGAAATGGCTAGCATTGGACTATACGTCCCACCTGGACTTACTATTTCAACAGAAGCATGCCAAGAGTATCAGCTGAATGGCAAAGATTTACCGCAAGGTTTGTGGGAGGAGATACTAGAGGGCTTGGAGAGTGTGCAGAAGGACATGGGTGCTATTCTCGGTGACCCTTCCAAGCCTCTCCTCCTATCCGTTCGCTCTGGTGCTGCG ATTTCCATGCCTGGCATGATGGACACTGTCCTCAACCTTGGACTCAATGACAATGTGGTTGCTGGTTTGGCCGCGAAAAGTGGAGAGCGCTTTGCTTATGACTCGTACAGGCGTTTTCTAGACATGTTTGGAAATGTT GTTATGGGAATTCCACACTCATCATTTGAGGAGCAGTTGGAAAAACTAAAAGGTACAAAAGGAGTTGAGCTTGACACAGAGCTAACAGCCTCTGATCTCAAAGAGCTGGTAGAACAATACAAAAATGTCTATCTCGAAACCACCGGTGAAAAGTTCCCTTCAG ATCCAAAACAACAGCTTCTCTTGGCTGTTAAAGCAGTTTTTGATTCTTGGGACAGCCCAAGAGCCAATAAATATCGGAGCATCAATCAGATAACGGGTTTGAAGGGAACCGCGGTTAATATTCAATGCATGGTTTTCGGGAACATGGGAAATACTTCTGGCACAGGTGTTCTGTTCACTAGGAATCCAAGCACCGGTGAAAGGAAGCTTTATGGAGAATTTTTAATCAGTGCTCAG GGAGAAGATGTAGTTGCCGGCATTAGGACGCCAGAAGACTTGGATACTATGAAAAATTGTATGCCAGAAGCTTACAAGGAGCTTGTAGAGAACTGTGAAATTCTAGAAAAACATTACAAAGATATGATG GATATCGAGTTCACAGTCCAAGAAAATAGGTTGTGGATGTTACAATGTCGCAGTGGAAAGCGTACTGGTAAAGGTGCAGTGAAGATAGCTGTAGACATGGTGAACGAAGGGCTTGTGGATAAGCGCACTGCAATCAAGATGGTTGAACCACAGCACCTTGACCAACTTCTTCACCCACAG TTTGAGAATCCAACTGCTTACAAAGACAAAGTGATCGCCACTGGATTGCCTGCATCTCCAGGAGCAGCTGTAGGGACAGTTGTGTTCAGTGCTGAGGATGCCGAAACATGGCATGCACAAGGAAAGAGTGTCATCTTG GTAAGGACTGAAACTAGCCCCGAAGATGTTGGGGGTATGCATGCAGCTGCAGGGATCTTGACAGCTAGAGGAGGCATGACATCTCATGCAGCTGTTGTAGCCCGTGGGTGGGGCAAATGTTGTGTTTCTGGCTGCGCTGATATCCGAGTAAATGACGCTGAGAAG CTGGTTGTGATCGGGGATACAGTGGTCGAGGAAGGAGAATGGCTCTCACTCAATGGTTCCACTGGGGAAGTCATATTAGGAAAAGAGCCCCTTTCTCCTCCGGCTTTAAGTGGAGATTTGGAAACCTTCATGTCTTGGGCTGATAAAGTCCGGCGTCTCAAG GTTATGGCAAACGCGGACACACCTGAAGATGCGCTAACAGCAAGAAATAATGGTGCCGAAGGGATTGGACTTTGCAGGACAGAGCACATG TTCTTTGCTTCGGATGATAGAATAAAGGCGGTAAGGAAAATGATCATGGCAGCTACAACTGAACAGAGGAAGGCGGCACTGGACCTCTTACTACCGTATCAAAGATATGACTTTGAAGGAATTTTCCGGGCAATGGACG GTCTTCCAGTAACAATCCGCCTGTTAGACCCTCCACTTCATGAATTTCTTCCAGAAGGTGACTTAGAACAGATTGTCAGCGAACTAACTGCAGAGACTGGCATGACTGAGGATGAAGTTTTCTCGAGGATTGAGAAATTATCAGAAGTAAACCCCATGCTTGGTTTCCGCGGCTGCAGGTTTG GGATATCATACCCAGAACTCAGCGAAATGCAGGCACGTGCAATCTTTCAAGCTGCAGTCTCAATGAGCAACCAGGGTGTCAAAGTTTTCCCTGAGATAATGGTTCCCCTTGTCGGAACACCTCAG GAACTAGGACATCAAATGAGGCTCATTCGAAGTGTCGCGGTAAAAGTGTTCTTCGAGATGGGTACTGCCTTGAGTTATAAGGTTGGGACTATGATTGAGATCCCCAGAGCTGCTCTGGTTGCAGATGAG ATTGCGAAGGAAGCTGAGTTCTTTTCTTTCGGGACCAATGATCTCACACAAATGACATTTGGCTACAGTAGAGATGATGTGGGCAAGTTTCTACCTATCTACCTTGCGAAAGGCCTTCTTCAAAACGATCCATTTGAG GTCCTTGATCAAAGAGGTGTTGGGCAGCTCATCAAGATGGCCACAGAAAAGGGTCGCGCAGCTAGGCCTAGCTTAAAG GTTGGAATATGCGGAGAGCATGGTGGGGAGCCTTCTTCTGTTGCATTTTTCGCAGAGGCCGGATTAGACTATGTTTCTTGTTCTCCATTCAG GGTACCTATTGCTAGGCTAGCAGCAGCTCAAGTAGCTGTCTGA
- the LOC103453016 gene encoding pyruvate, phosphate dikinase, chloroplastic isoform X2, protein MSSTLKGMLIRTPPEVYRQRLLKGKYVDQFDLVRENPSFHGLNSSGRVGLKRCHRQQMQIVNGIMNPNPKKNEPGHIEAKAVVSPAADQTAPTTRKRVFTFGKGKSEGNRAMKSLLGGKGANLAEMASIGLYVPPGLTISTEACQEYQLNGKDLPQGLWEEILEGLESVQKDMGAILGDPSKPLLLSVRSGAAISMPGMMDTVLNLGLNDNVVAGLAAKSGERFAYDSYRRFLDMFGNVVMGIPHSSFEEQLEKLKGTKGVELDTELTASDLKELVEQYKNVYLETTGEKFPSDPKQQLLLAVKAVFDSWDSPRANKYRSINQITGLKGTAVNIQCMVFGNMGNTSGTGVLFTRNPSTGERKLYGEFLISAQGEDVVAGIRTPEDLDTMKNCMPEAYKELVENCEILEKHYKDMMDIEFTVQENRLWMLQCRSGKRTGKGAVKIAVDMVNEGLVDKRTAIKMVEPQHLDQLLHPQFENPTAYKDKVIATGLPASPGAAVGTVVFSAEDAETWHAQGKSVILVRTETSPEDVGGMHAAAGILTARGGMTSHAAVVARGWGKCCVSGCADIRVNDAEKLVVIGDTVVEEGEWLSLNGSTGEVILGKEPLSPPALSGDLETFMSWADKVRRLKVMANADTPEDALTARNNGAEGIGLCRTEHMFFASDDRIKAVRKMIMAATTEQRKAALDLLLPYQRYDFEGIFRAMDGLPVTIRLLDPPLHEFLPEGDLEQIVSELTAETGMTEDEVFSRIEKLSEVNPMLGFRGCRLGISYPELSEMQARAIFQAAVSMSNQGVKVFPEIMVPLVGTPQELGHQMRLIRSVAVKVFFEMGTALSYKVGTMIEIPRAALVADEIAKEAEFFSFGTNDLTQMTFGYSRDDVGKFLPIYLAKGLLQNDPFEVLDQRGVGQLIKMATEKGRAARPSLKVGICGEHGGEPSSVAFFAEAGLDYVSCSPFRVPIARLAAAQVAV, encoded by the exons ATGTCATCCACTCTGAAAGGCATGCTCATAAGGACACCACCTGAGGTTTATAGGCAGAGATTGTTGAAGGGAAAATATGTGGATCAATTTGATCTTGTTAGAGAAAACCCTTCCTTCCATGGCCTCAACTCGTCGGGTCGAGTTGGCCTCAAGCGCTGTCACCGGCAGCAGATGCAAATTGTAAACGGGATCATGAACCCAAACCCGAAGAAGAACGAGCCAGGACACATCGAAGCAAAAGCTGTTGTGTCCCCAGCTGCAGATCAGACTGCACCAACAACCAGAAAG CGAGTATTTACATTTGGAAAAGGAAAGAGTGAAGGCAACAGGGCAATGAAGTCATTG TTGGGAGGGAAAGGTGCAAACCTGGCAGAAATGGCTAGCATTGGACTATACGTCCCACCTGGACTTACTATTTCAACAGAAGCATGCCAAGAGTATCAGCTGAATGGCAAAGATTTACCGCAAGGTTTGTGGGAGGAGATACTAGAGGGCTTGGAGAGTGTGCAGAAGGACATGGGTGCTATTCTCGGTGACCCTTCCAAGCCTCTCCTCCTATCCGTTCGCTCTGGTGCTGCG ATTTCCATGCCTGGCATGATGGACACTGTCCTCAACCTTGGACTCAATGACAATGTGGTTGCTGGTTTGGCCGCGAAAAGTGGAGAGCGCTTTGCTTATGACTCGTACAGGCGTTTTCTAGACATGTTTGGAAATGTT GTTATGGGAATTCCACACTCATCATTTGAGGAGCAGTTGGAAAAACTAAAAGGTACAAAAGGAGTTGAGCTTGACACAGAGCTAACAGCCTCTGATCTCAAAGAGCTGGTAGAACAATACAAAAATGTCTATCTCGAAACCACCGGTGAAAAGTTCCCTTCAG ATCCAAAACAACAGCTTCTCTTGGCTGTTAAAGCAGTTTTTGATTCTTGGGACAGCCCAAGAGCCAATAAATATCGGAGCATCAATCAGATAACGGGTTTGAAGGGAACCGCGGTTAATATTCAATGCATGGTTTTCGGGAACATGGGAAATACTTCTGGCACAGGTGTTCTGTTCACTAGGAATCCAAGCACCGGTGAAAGGAAGCTTTATGGAGAATTTTTAATCAGTGCTCAG GGAGAAGATGTAGTTGCCGGCATTAGGACGCCAGAAGACTTGGATACTATGAAAAATTGTATGCCAGAAGCTTACAAGGAGCTTGTAGAGAACTGTGAAATTCTAGAAAAACATTACAAAGATATGATG GATATCGAGTTCACAGTCCAAGAAAATAGGTTGTGGATGTTACAATGTCGCAGTGGAAAGCGTACTGGTAAAGGTGCAGTGAAGATAGCTGTAGACATGGTGAACGAAGGGCTTGTGGATAAGCGCACTGCAATCAAGATGGTTGAACCACAGCACCTTGACCAACTTCTTCACCCACAG TTTGAGAATCCAACTGCTTACAAAGACAAAGTGATCGCCACTGGATTGCCTGCATCTCCAGGAGCAGCTGTAGGGACAGTTGTGTTCAGTGCTGAGGATGCCGAAACATGGCATGCACAAGGAAAGAGTGTCATCTTG GTAAGGACTGAAACTAGCCCCGAAGATGTTGGGGGTATGCATGCAGCTGCAGGGATCTTGACAGCTAGAGGAGGCATGACATCTCATGCAGCTGTTGTAGCCCGTGGGTGGGGCAAATGTTGTGTTTCTGGCTGCGCTGATATCCGAGTAAATGACGCTGAGAAG CTGGTTGTGATCGGGGATACAGTGGTCGAGGAAGGAGAATGGCTCTCACTCAATGGTTCCACTGGGGAAGTCATATTAGGAAAAGAGCCCCTTTCTCCTCCGGCTTTAAGTGGAGATTTGGAAACCTTCATGTCTTGGGCTGATAAAGTCCGGCGTCTCAAG GTTATGGCAAACGCGGACACACCTGAAGATGCGCTAACAGCAAGAAATAATGGTGCCGAAGGGATTGGACTTTGCAGGACAGAGCACATG TTCTTTGCTTCGGATGATAGAATAAAGGCGGTAAGGAAAATGATCATGGCAGCTACAACTGAACAGAGGAAGGCGGCACTGGACCTCTTACTACCGTATCAAAGATATGACTTTGAAGGAATTTTCCGGGCAATGGACG GTCTTCCAGTAACAATCCGCCTGTTAGACCCTCCACTTCATGAATTTCTTCCAGAAGGTGACTTAGAACAGATTGTCAGCGAACTAACTGCAGAGACTGGCATGACTGAGGATGAAGTTTTCTCGAGGATTGAGAAATTATCAGAAGTAAACCCCATGCTTGGTTTCCGCGGCTGCAG GCTAGGGATATCATACCCAGAACTCAGCGAAATGCAGGCACGTGCAATCTTTCAAGCTGCAGTCTCAATGAGCAACCAGGGTGTCAAAGTTTTCCCTGAGATAATGGTTCCCCTTGTCGGAACACCTCAG GAACTAGGACATCAAATGAGGCTCATTCGAAGTGTCGCGGTAAAAGTGTTCTTCGAGATGGGTACTGCCTTGAGTTATAAGGTTGGGACTATGATTGAGATCCCCAGAGCTGCTCTGGTTGCAGATGAG ATTGCGAAGGAAGCTGAGTTCTTTTCTTTCGGGACCAATGATCTCACACAAATGACATTTGGCTACAGTAGAGATGATGTGGGCAAGTTTCTACCTATCTACCTTGCGAAAGGCCTTCTTCAAAACGATCCATTTGAG GTCCTTGATCAAAGAGGTGTTGGGCAGCTCATCAAGATGGCCACAGAAAAGGGTCGCGCAGCTAGGCCTAGCTTAAAG GTTGGAATATGCGGAGAGCATGGTGGGGAGCCTTCTTCTGTTGCATTTTTCGCAGAGGCCGGATTAGACTATGTTTCTTGTTCTCCATTCAG GGTACCTATTGCTAGGCTAGCAGCAGCTCAAGTAGCTGTCTGA
- the LOC103453014 gene encoding putative E3 ubiquitin-protein ligase RF298 isoform X1 encodes MASMVAKGSSSCTTQVSSSIAVQEKGSRNKRKFRADPPLGDPNKIIPLSQTECTSYEFSAEKFEITQSHGQIGVCDLCSVNQDHSDGLKLDLGLSSSAVVPSEGSPSWPREELEAEFQDADWSDLTENQLEELVLSNLDMIFKGAIKKIVACGYTEEVATKAVLRSGLCYGCKDTVSNIVDNTLVYLRSGQEIDPSREHCFEDLQQLEKYILAELVCVLQEVRPFFSTGDAMWCLLICDMNVSHACAMDGDPLNSFISDGASNGSSSVPNQPQSKTETKSSELNLLNPSKPVPGSHSSQSETPMIAGGVSNIAKLKNSLVHSASLSEKEGAKSTSENGDKSFGASGTFQSPVVEEKILSSRKVHSVTTKREYMLRHKSLHLEKSYRTYGCKGSSRTGKLSGLGGLILDKKLKSVSDSTTVNLKNASLKISKAMGVDVPQESGNNNLSANAGPSSPRAFNLDVENTASVLPKNSVTSMLPSVCTTALPSVGTSTALPSVNTSTALPVVNTAAALPSANTTPALSVADTELSLSLHPKSISNPVPISCHSDATNSVFAGIPYDKSLGQWVPRDKKDEMILKLVPRARDLQNQLQEWTEWANQKVMQAARRLSKDKAELKSLRQEKEEVERLKKEKQTLEENTMKKLSEMENALCKASSQVERANSSVRRLEVENAALRQDMEAAKVRAAESAASCQDVSKREKKTLMKFQSWEKQKTMFSEELATEKRKLKQLLQELEQAKDLQEQLEARWQQEKKSKAEVLEQVSSIRKEREQIEASTKSKEDMINLKAENNLQKYKDDIQKLEKEISQLRHKSDSSKIAALRRGIDGGYASKVTDIENGLDHKGSRMPYISEVVKDFQEYSETGGVKRERECVMCLSEEMSVVFLPCAHQVVCRTCNELHEKQGMKDCPSCRSPIQWRISVRYARS; translated from the exons ATGGCATCAATGGTGGCCAAGGGCAGTAGTAGTTGCACCACCCAAGTCTCTTCCTCAATAGCAGTTCAAGAAAAGGGAAGTAGGAATAAGAGGAAGTTCCGGGCTGATCCGCCTTTAGGTGACCCGAATAAAATTATTCCCTTATCTCAGACTGAATGCACAAGCTATGAGTTTTCAGCTGAAAAATTCGAAATCACGCAGAGTCATGGACAAATTGGTGTCTGTGACCTGTGCAGTGTTAATCAAGACCATTCTGATGGGTTGAAACTCGACCTTGGATTGTCGTCTAGTGCTGTTGTTCCATCCGAGGGTAGCCCAAGCTGGCCCAGAGAGGAACTAGAGGCAGAGTTTCAGGATGCCGATTGGAGTGACCTCACAGAAAACCAACTTGAAGAGCTTGTTCTAAGCAATTTGGACATGATTTTCAAAGGTGCAATAAAAAAGATTGTTGCTTGCGGTTACACTGAAGAAGTTGCTACAAAGGCTGTTTTGCGGTCTGGTCTTTGTTATGGGTGTAAAGACACCGTGTCTAATATAGTGGATAATACTTTAGTTTATCTAAGAAGTGGCCAAGAAATTGATCCTTCGAGGGAACACTGTTTTGAAGATCTACAGCAGCTTGAGAAGTACATATTGGCAGAACTGGTTTGTGTTCTTCAAGAGGTTAGGCCTTTTTTCAGCACTGGTGATGCAATGTGGTGCTTGTTGATTTGTGATATGAATGTCTCTCATGCTTGTGCAATGGATGGTGATCCCTTGAATAGTTTCATTAGTGATGGAGCTTCAAATGGAAGTTCCTCCGTCCCGAATCAACCCCAGTCAAAAACAGAAACCAAAAGTTCGGAATTGAATCTTCTGAATCCTTCCAAGCCAGTTCCTGGTTCTCATAGTTCACAGTCTGAGACACCTATGATTGCAGGTGGGGTTTCAAACATAGCTAAACTGAAAAATTCCCTTGTTCATAGTGCATCGTTGTCTGAGAAAGAGGGTGCAAAGTCCACATCTGAGAATGGGGATAAATCTTTTGGTGCATCTGGAACATTTCAATCTCCTGTGGTAGAGGAAAAGATTTTAAGTAGTCGAAAGGTTCATTCTGTTACCACCAAGAGAGAATACATGCTTCGGCACAAGTCACTTCACTTGGAAAAAAGTTACCGGACTTATGGATGTAAAGGGTCTTCAAGAACGGGGAAGCTGAGTGGTTTGGGTGGTTTAATCTTGGATAAGAAACTAAAATCTGTGTCAGACTCTACCACTGTTAATTTGAAGAATGCTTCCTTGAAGATAAGCAAGGCTATGGGAGTTGATGTGCCTCAAGAAAGTGGAAACAATAATCTTTCTGCCAATGCCGGGCCTTCTTCTCCTAGAGCATTTAACCTGGATGTTGAAAATACTGCTTCTGTTTTGCCTAAGAACAGTGTCACGTCCATGTTACCTTCTGTTTGTACAACAGCACTACCTTCTGTCGGTACTTCAACAGCATTACCTTCTGTCAATACTTCAACGGCATTACCTGTAGTCAATACTGCCGCAGCATTACCTTCAGCAAATACTACGCCTGCATTATCAGTTGCTGATACTGAGCTTTCCCTTTCTCTACATCCAAAAAGCATTTCCAATCCAGTTCCTATTAGCTGTCACTCTGATGCAACTAATTCTGTTTTTGCTGGGATACCGTATGATAAATCCTTGGGGCAGTGGGTCCCCCGGGACAAGAAAGATGAAATGATTTTAAAGTTGGTTCCGAGGGCACGGGACTTGCAAAATCAGCTCCAAGAGTGGACAGAGTGGGCAAATCAGAAGGTTATGCAGGCTGCGCGTAGATTGAGTAAGGACAAGGCTGAACTTAAGTCATTGaggcaagagaaagaagaagttgAGCGGCTGAAGAAAGAGAAACAAACACTGGAAGAAAACACCATGAAGAAGCTTTCTGAGATGGAAAATGCTCTCTGCAAGGCTAGTAGCCAGGTTGAACGGGCAAATTCTTCCGTCCGGAGGCTTGAGGTGGAGAATGCTGCCTTGAGGCAGGATATGGAGGCTGCTAAAGTACGTGCTGCAGAGTCTGCTGCAAGCTGTCAGGATGTATCTAAAAGGGAGAAGAAGACACTGATGAAGTTTCAGTCATGGGAGAAGCAGAAAACCATGTTCAGTGAAGAACTTGCGACTGAAAAACGCAAGTTAAAACAGCTGCTACAGGAACTAGAACAAGCCAAAGATCTCCAGGAACAATTGGAG GCTAGATGGCaacaggaaaaaaaatcaaaggcaGAAGTACTTGAGCAGGTCAGTTCGATAAGAAAAGAACGGGAACAGATAGAGGCTTCAACAAAATCCAAGGAGGATATGATTAACCTGAAAGCAGAAAACAATCTGCAGAAGTACAAAGATGATATTCAGAAACTCGAAAAAGAAATCTCTCAATTGAGACACAAGAGTGATTCTTCAAAAATTGCTGCGCTGCGGAGGGGCATTGACGGGGGCTACGCCAGCAAAGTAACAGACATCGAAAATGGCCTGGATCACAAGGGGTCCCGGATGCCATACATCTCGGAAGTAGTGAAGGATTTTCAAGAGTACTCTGAGACAGGAGGGGTGAAACGTGAACGGGAGTGTGTGATGTGCCTCTCTGAGGAGATGTCCGTTGTCTTCCTCCCGTGTGCCCATCAAGTGGTTTGCAGAACATGCAATGAGCTCCACGAGAAACAGGGCATGAAGGATTGCCCGTCTTGCAGGAGCCCGATACAGTGGCGAATTTCTGTACGTTATGCTCGTTCTTAA
- the LOC103453014 gene encoding putative E3 ubiquitin-protein ligase RF298 isoform X2, whose translation MASMVAKGSSSCTTQVSSSIAVQEKGSRNKRKFRADPPLGDPNKIIPLSQTECTSYEFSAEKFEITQSHGQIGVCDLCSVNQDHSDGLKLDLGLSSSAVVPSEGSPSWPREELEAEFQDADWSDLTENQLEELVLSNLDMIFKGAIKKIVACGYTEEVATKAVLRSGLCYGCKDTVSNIVDNTLVYLRSGQEIDPSREHCFEDLQQLEKYILAELVCVLQEVRPFFSTGDAMWCLLICDMNVSHACAMDGDPLNSFISDGASNGSSSVPNQPQSKTETKSSELNLLNPSKPVPGSHSSQSETPMIAGGVSNIAKLKNSLVHSASLSEKEGAKSTSENGDKSFGASGTFQSPVVEEKILSSRKVHSVTTKREYMLRHKSLHLEKSYRTYGCKGSSRTGKLSGLGGLILDKKLKSVSDSTTVNLKNASLKISKAMGVDVPQESGNNNLSANAGPSSPRAFNLDVENTASVLPKNSVTSMLPSVCTTALPSVGTSTALPSVNTSTALPVVNTAAALPSANTTPALSVADTELSLSLHPKSISNPVPISCHSDATNSVFAGIPYDKSLGQWVPRDKKDEMILKLVPRARDLQNQLQEWTEWANQKVMQAARRLSKDKAELKSLRQEKEEVERLKKEKQTLEENTMKKLSEMENALCKASSQVERANSSVRRLEVENAALRQDMEAAKVRAAESAASCQDVSKREKKTLMKFQSWEKQKTMFSEELATEKRKLKQLLQELEQAKDLQEQLEV comes from the exons ATGGCATCAATGGTGGCCAAGGGCAGTAGTAGTTGCACCACCCAAGTCTCTTCCTCAATAGCAGTTCAAGAAAAGGGAAGTAGGAATAAGAGGAAGTTCCGGGCTGATCCGCCTTTAGGTGACCCGAATAAAATTATTCCCTTATCTCAGACTGAATGCACAAGCTATGAGTTTTCAGCTGAAAAATTCGAAATCACGCAGAGTCATGGACAAATTGGTGTCTGTGACCTGTGCAGTGTTAATCAAGACCATTCTGATGGGTTGAAACTCGACCTTGGATTGTCGTCTAGTGCTGTTGTTCCATCCGAGGGTAGCCCAAGCTGGCCCAGAGAGGAACTAGAGGCAGAGTTTCAGGATGCCGATTGGAGTGACCTCACAGAAAACCAACTTGAAGAGCTTGTTCTAAGCAATTTGGACATGATTTTCAAAGGTGCAATAAAAAAGATTGTTGCTTGCGGTTACACTGAAGAAGTTGCTACAAAGGCTGTTTTGCGGTCTGGTCTTTGTTATGGGTGTAAAGACACCGTGTCTAATATAGTGGATAATACTTTAGTTTATCTAAGAAGTGGCCAAGAAATTGATCCTTCGAGGGAACACTGTTTTGAAGATCTACAGCAGCTTGAGAAGTACATATTGGCAGAACTGGTTTGTGTTCTTCAAGAGGTTAGGCCTTTTTTCAGCACTGGTGATGCAATGTGGTGCTTGTTGATTTGTGATATGAATGTCTCTCATGCTTGTGCAATGGATGGTGATCCCTTGAATAGTTTCATTAGTGATGGAGCTTCAAATGGAAGTTCCTCCGTCCCGAATCAACCCCAGTCAAAAACAGAAACCAAAAGTTCGGAATTGAATCTTCTGAATCCTTCCAAGCCAGTTCCTGGTTCTCATAGTTCACAGTCTGAGACACCTATGATTGCAGGTGGGGTTTCAAACATAGCTAAACTGAAAAATTCCCTTGTTCATAGTGCATCGTTGTCTGAGAAAGAGGGTGCAAAGTCCACATCTGAGAATGGGGATAAATCTTTTGGTGCATCTGGAACATTTCAATCTCCTGTGGTAGAGGAAAAGATTTTAAGTAGTCGAAAGGTTCATTCTGTTACCACCAAGAGAGAATACATGCTTCGGCACAAGTCACTTCACTTGGAAAAAAGTTACCGGACTTATGGATGTAAAGGGTCTTCAAGAACGGGGAAGCTGAGTGGTTTGGGTGGTTTAATCTTGGATAAGAAACTAAAATCTGTGTCAGACTCTACCACTGTTAATTTGAAGAATGCTTCCTTGAAGATAAGCAAGGCTATGGGAGTTGATGTGCCTCAAGAAAGTGGAAACAATAATCTTTCTGCCAATGCCGGGCCTTCTTCTCCTAGAGCATTTAACCTGGATGTTGAAAATACTGCTTCTGTTTTGCCTAAGAACAGTGTCACGTCCATGTTACCTTCTGTTTGTACAACAGCACTACCTTCTGTCGGTACTTCAACAGCATTACCTTCTGTCAATACTTCAACGGCATTACCTGTAGTCAATACTGCCGCAGCATTACCTTCAGCAAATACTACGCCTGCATTATCAGTTGCTGATACTGAGCTTTCCCTTTCTCTACATCCAAAAAGCATTTCCAATCCAGTTCCTATTAGCTGTCACTCTGATGCAACTAATTCTGTTTTTGCTGGGATACCGTATGATAAATCCTTGGGGCAGTGGGTCCCCCGGGACAAGAAAGATGAAATGATTTTAAAGTTGGTTCCGAGGGCACGGGACTTGCAAAATCAGCTCCAAGAGTGGACAGAGTGGGCAAATCAGAAGGTTATGCAGGCTGCGCGTAGATTGAGTAAGGACAAGGCTGAACTTAAGTCATTGaggcaagagaaagaagaagttgAGCGGCTGAAGAAAGAGAAACAAACACTGGAAGAAAACACCATGAAGAAGCTTTCTGAGATGGAAAATGCTCTCTGCAAGGCTAGTAGCCAGGTTGAACGGGCAAATTCTTCCGTCCGGAGGCTTGAGGTGGAGAATGCTGCCTTGAGGCAGGATATGGAGGCTGCTAAAGTACGTGCTGCAGAGTCTGCTGCAAGCTGTCAGGATGTATCTAAAAGGGAGAAGAAGACACTGATGAAGTTTCAGTCATGGGAGAAGCAGAAAACCATGTTCAGTGAAGAACTTGCGACTGAAAAACGCAAGTTAAAACAGCTGCTACAGGAACTAGAACAAGCCAAAGATCTCCAGGAACAATTGGAG GTTTAA